The genomic interval GACAGCGGCGTGGTGGCTTTTCATGATCCCAGAACCAACGCCGACATTTACGAAGACTCGGGAAATCGATACCTGAAACCACCATTCGCCCACGGTTTCTTGCGCATCAAACATGAAAAAGGCCGGCTATTTCTCTTTCCTTCGTACCTATTGCACGAAATCTTTCCATACTTTGGCCAGAGACACCGCATCATCATCGCTTTCAATTGTCGGGTTTTGCTTCCCGAAGATTACCCCGAACCGGCATTGCGGCTTATCGAAGAACCCGCGCCGTTTCCGCCCAACGAAAAAATGTAACAATGTTTTACAAATGCTAGAGACACATGCTTGATGGGGATAGACTGACGACACTCTGGTCAAGCCAAATGAAGAGGGATAGATGAACATGAAGAAAACACTAGTGACAGGGGCGATTGCCGCCACATTAACACTCGTGACGAGCTGTCAGTCTTTATCAAAACCCAAACCGTCGGACGCGACGCCCCAATTGAGCTCGGGCATCGAGCTTCAGTACATTGACAAAAGCGTGCGCCCTCAGGATGACTTTTACCTTTACGTCAACGGTGGGTGGTTAAAAACCCATGAGATCCCCGCCGACAAGACCGCCATCGGCTCATTCTACAGCTTACGCGACAAAGCCGATGAAGACGTCAAAGCCATTATTGAGGAGTTGGCAGCGCGTTCCGATCTCAAGGCGGGTTCAGATGAACAAAAAATCGCCGATATGTATCGCGCCTTCATGAACGTCGACCAGCTCAATGAACTTGGCCTTAAACCGTTGGCAAAAGAATTTGGCGAGATTGATAAGTTGTCAAGCTACAGCGACTTTGAACAATATCTCGCTGTATTGCGCACCCGTGGCGTGTCAAATCCGCTGTTGTTCTATGTCAGCGTCGATGCCAAAAACGCCAAGCAATATGCGGCGCACATTTGGCAAGGTGGGCTGGGACTGCCTGATCGCGACTACTACTTGTCTGACAAGCCTCGCTATCAAAAACTTCGCAAAGCGTATCTGGCGCACTTGACCGCAATGTTCAAACTGGCAGGCTTTTCATCGCCAGAAAAGACCGCAAAAGACGTTTTTGATTTTGAAAAAAAACTGGCCGAACTGCACTGGACTCGGGTAGAGAGTCGCGACAGCGAGAAACGCTACAACAAGTTTTCGCGCGAAGCACTCAAAAAATTCGCCCCGGAATTTGATTGGGACGGATATTTCGCGGCGTTAGGCGTCCCTGACCTGGACCAAGTGATCATCAATCAGCCAAGTTTTGTTCGTGGCTTTGCCGAACTGACCATCAAAACACCGTTACCGGTGCTGAAAAACTATCTGCGCTGGCTGGTTTTGAATGACGCAGCAAGCTACCTCAGCCAAGACTTTGACAAGCAAAATTTCGAGTTTTACGGAAAAGTCCTGTCTGGCCAGCAACAACAAAAACCACGCTGGAAACGAGGCGTCTCGCTCGTCAACGGCACTCTGGGCGAGTTGGTTGGCAAACGCTATGTCGCACGTCACTTCAAACCAGAAGCCAAGGCCCGAATGACGCAACTGGTGGAAAATCTCAGAAAGGCGTACGCCGAAAGTATTGATCAGCTTGATTGGATGTCGGAAGCCACGAAAAAACAGGCAAAGGCCAAACTGGCCGCGTTCCGGCCCAAAATTGGCTATCCAGATCGTTGGCACGACTATAGCGAACTGCAGATTCGCGCCGATGACCTGATCGGTAACTTACGCCGTGTGGCACTGGATGCCCATAAAAAATCGATCGACAAACTCGACGAACCAGTGCGCGACTGGGAGTGGGGCATGACGCCGCAAACCGTAAACGCCTATTACAGCCCGACACGCAATGAAATCGTCTTCCCCGCGGCCATTCTGCAACCACCATTCTTCAACATGGAAGCAGACGACGCTGTCAACTACGGTGGCATTGGCGCGGTCATCGGCCACGAAATGGGGCACGGTTTCGACGATCAGGGCAGCCGCTATGATGGTGAAGGCAACCTCAGAAACTGGTGGACCAAGCGCGATCTCGAAGAGTTTAAAAAGCGCACCCAACAATTGGTCGAGCAATATAACCAGTACAAGCCGTTCCCGGATGTTCATGTCAATGGTCAGCTGACCCTTGGCGAAAACATCGGGGACTTAGCTGGAGTGACCATCGCCTACAAGGCGTACAAAATGTCGCTTAACGGCAAACCGGCGCCAGTTATCGACGGCCTGACCGGTGACCAGCGCTTCTTCATGGGCTTTGCGCAAATCTGGCGCATTAAAATGCGTGAAAAAGCCTTGCGCAACCGGATAGCTACCGATCCGCATTCTCCGGCGCACTACCGCACCATTGGCCCACTGTCCAATGTGCCGGAGTTTTATGAAGCCTTTGACGTCAAACCTGGCGATAAAATGTACTTGCCACCGGAAAAACGCGTCAAAATCTGGTGATCATTGACAAAGCCCCGCCGAGCGGGGCTTTTGTTTATCTGCACCGCTTGCACTTCAGCTCAACTCTGCTATCCTAGCGCCACCCCTTGCCGGGGCGTTCTCATCGTTCTTTCAATAATCGGGTTAGATCATGCACGCATACTTAAACATTGCCATTCGCGCCGCCCGCGCAGCCGGTCAGTTGCTTCGTCGCTCATTTGCGGACGTTGCGCCCATTGCCAGCCAACTCAAAGGCAAAAATGACTACGTGACGGAAATTGACCGTGCGGTAGAAAACCTGATTATCGACACCATCCGGCAAACCTATCCGGATCACGCCATCATGGGCGAAGAGTCTGGCCAACACGGTTCCGGCACAGAAGAAGTTCAGTGGATCATTGACCCTTTGGATGGCACAACCAACTTTATCCACGGCATTCCCCATTTTGCCATCAGCATTGCTGTCCAAATTCAAGGCCGAATTTCCCACGGGCTCGTCTACGATCCCATTAAAGAGGAGTTGTTTACTGCTTCTCGTGGCGCAGGGGCTCAACTGAACAATCGTCGCATTCGTGTTTCAGACAGAAAGCGGCTTGAAGGGGCCTTGCTGGCCACAGGCTTTCCATTTCGCAGACGCGAACACATGGATGCCTGGATAAACGGTTTTCGTGCTTTGATGCAAGATTGTGCCGATATGCGCCGTGCTGGTGCCGCCGCCTTAGATCTTGCCTATGTGGCGGCCGGACGTCTTGATGGTTTTTGGGAATTTGGCTTGCAACCATGGGACATCGCGGCGGGCAGCTTGTTGGTGAAAGAAGCTGGCGGCATCGTCGACGACATGGATGGTACCGGCAAGTACATGGCTTCCGGGGACATCGTGGCAGCCAGCCCGAAAGTGTTCAAGGATATGCTCAAAAAGCTGCAACATCGTCACCAGACCGGGTAGCCGTTGTTATCACAAACGCGGCAACACAGTCATCGAAAAAAGGCGCCATTATCGGCGCCTTTTTCATACTTGAACCCTCACAGCAAGGGCGGTTGATCGGCCCCTTCTTTTTCTACCTGGGGCGGCATCAAATCTTCTTTGCTCACGCCCAAGGTCAGTGCCAGCGTACTTGCGACATAAATTGATGAGTAAGTCCCGATCAAAATACCAATCAACAAGGCGGTGGCAAAGCCGTGAATCAGCGCCCCACCCCACACGAACAAAGCCACCAGCACCATAATGGTGGTGCCGGATGTGATCAACGTCCGCGACAATGTCTGGTTGATCGACTTGTTCACCACTTCTTCCGGTGTGGCCTTCCGCAGCTTGAGAAAGTTTTCGCGAATGCGGTCATACACCACAATGGTGTCGTTCAATGAATAACCAATCACCGCCAGAATCGCGGCCAACACGGTGAGGTCGAACTCCAGGCCACGCAGGGAAAAGATACCGATGGTGATCAATACGTCATGCGCCAAGGCCGCCACCGCCCCAACGGAGAATTTCCATTCAAACCGGGCGGCTACGTAGATCATGATACAGATCAGCGCGAGTACCATGGCTAGGATGCCCTGCTGCGTGAGTTCTTCACCCACACTTGGGCCAACGAACTCAATCTGACGCATTTCAACCTTTTGGCCACCTTCACGCAGCGCTTTCAGCACAATTTCACCAACTTCTTGACCTTTCTTGCCCTCCACCGGCGGAATACGAATCGCCACATCATTGGACGTGCCAAAATACTGCACGATGGCCCCATCCAACCCGGCTTCTTTCAAGCGCGTGCGCACTTCTTTCAGATCCGCAGTTTGCGGGTAATGCACTTCCACTCGTGTACCACCGGTAAAATCTAGGCCAAAGTTCAACCCGAAAAAGCCCAGCTCAACGATAGAAATCAGCACCAGAATTGCCGAAAACACCACCGCGATCCGGCCAAATTTCAGGAAATTGATATTGGTTTTATCATTCA from Gammaproteobacteria bacterium carries:
- the secF gene encoding protein translocase subunit SecF, whose amino-acid sequence is MQFLNDKTNINFLKFGRIAVVFSAILVLISIVELGFFGLNFGLDFTGGTRVEVHYPQTADLKEVRTRLKEAGLDGAIVQYFGTSNDVAIRIPPVEGKKGQEVGEIVLKALREGGQKVEMRQIEFVGPSVGEELTQQGILAMVLALICIMIYVAARFEWKFSVGAVAALAHDVLITIGIFSLRGLEFDLTVLAAILAVIGYSLNDTIVVYDRIRENFLKLRKATPEEVVNKSINQTLSRTLITSGTTIMVLVALFVWGGALIHGFATALLIGILIGTYSSIYVASTLALTLGVSKEDLMPPQVEKEGADQPPLL
- a CDS encoding inositol-1-monophosphatase, which produces MHAYLNIAIRAARAAGQLLRRSFADVAPIASQLKGKNDYVTEIDRAVENLIIDTIRQTYPDHAIMGEESGQHGSGTEEVQWIIDPLDGTTNFIHGIPHFAISIAVQIQGRISHGLVYDPIKEELFTASRGAGAQLNNRRIRVSDRKRLEGALLATGFPFRRREHMDAWINGFRALMQDCADMRRAGAAALDLAYVAAGRLDGFWEFGLQPWDIAAGSLLVKEAGGIVDDMDGTGKYMASGDIVAASPKVFKDMLKKLQHRHQTG
- a CDS encoding M13 family peptidase, encoding MKKTLVTGAIAATLTLVTSCQSLSKPKPSDATPQLSSGIELQYIDKSVRPQDDFYLYVNGGWLKTHEIPADKTAIGSFYSLRDKADEDVKAIIEELAARSDLKAGSDEQKIADMYRAFMNVDQLNELGLKPLAKEFGEIDKLSSYSDFEQYLAVLRTRGVSNPLLFYVSVDAKNAKQYAAHIWQGGLGLPDRDYYLSDKPRYQKLRKAYLAHLTAMFKLAGFSSPEKTAKDVFDFEKKLAELHWTRVESRDSEKRYNKFSREALKKFAPEFDWDGYFAALGVPDLDQVIINQPSFVRGFAELTIKTPLPVLKNYLRWLVLNDAASYLSQDFDKQNFEFYGKVLSGQQQQKPRWKRGVSLVNGTLGELVGKRYVARHFKPEAKARMTQLVENLRKAYAESIDQLDWMSEATKKQAKAKLAAFRPKIGYPDRWHDYSELQIRADDLIGNLRRVALDAHKKSIDKLDEPVRDWEWGMTPQTVNAYYSPTRNEIVFPAAILQPPFFNMEADDAVNYGGIGAVIGHEMGHGFDDQGSRYDGEGNLRNWWTKRDLEEFKKRTQQLVEQYNQYKPFPDVHVNGQLTLGENIGDLAGVTIAYKAYKMSLNGKPAPVIDGLTGDQRFFMGFAQIWRIKMREKALRNRIATDPHSPAHYRTIGPLSNVPEFYEAFDVKPGDKMYLPPEKRVKIW